In Lolium rigidum isolate FL_2022 chromosome 3, APGP_CSIRO_Lrig_0.1, whole genome shotgun sequence, the genomic window ATTTTGCTCCATATAGTATTGTACGCCTGAATGCCTGATTGTTGTCCTATAGAACTTACCTCTTAGTTTTTGAGATCTCGTGCTTAACGCCACTTCATCCACCTTGCTTTGATCTTGTAGCTAGCATCCTCATTGATACAATCATTGCTTTGTGGCATTGACCCCAAGTACCGAATCGTGTCCCTCTTAGGAACTATTTCTCATTCTATACTGACCTTTCCCTCTTCACTCCCAACTCCACTAAAATTACACCTCATATACTCGGTTTCAGTCCTACTAAGTCAAAACCCCTTGGATTCCAAAGTCTGACTCCATGCTCTAATTTTGTATTGACACCCACCCTAATTTCATTTGCTAGCACCACATCATTAGCAAACAGCATACACCACTGAAATATCTCGTACTATATCCTTCGGGCATCTCATGCGTAACTAAGCCAGAAATGTATGGGCTCGTTGATCCTTGATGTAGTCCTATCGTGATTGCAAAGGTATCAATCTATCTATCACCTACGTGAatacttgtcacaacattatagTACATATCTTAGACGAGAGACCAAGGGTAATGTACTTTTTGTTTCTCTGGTGCCCACCAAATGACCATCCTTGGTATTTTGTCATGTGCTTTCTACAATTCGATGAAAATCATATGTAGGTCATTATTTTACTCCCTATATCGCTCCATAAGCtggcaaagcaaaaaaaaacaacGCCCAAGAAACAAAACCATGTTTTTAGTTGACATACATCATTTTCTCAAACATGCTCGATAGCCTCGCATCTTGATGTATACTCAGTCGCTACCAAGGAACGCCTTCCACATCCAAAGTTTACAATTACTCCTAGCGAGGGACAATGACCATTGAAGAGATGAATGGATTGTGAGAGATTGATTTACTTTAACTTGCTCATTTGTGACATTTGACATTGTCATGTGCTCTCTCCTAGATACGTATTCCCTTTTTGAGGAAACGGCAAATGGTagaggctagggttctaccggagCGGGgacgtagattgtaggggtggaagtgttGTGAGCGGGGGAGGgaagggcggcgccggcggcagggcgccgtcgcggaggctGAGGAGGCGGCAGCTAGGGattgcggcggcggaggcaggagaaggccgactcctctgggagtcggcaataatgttGTTGCTTATTGCTTAATCGTAAAAGTCTGATTACAACTCTTTATATAATAAAAtaactgggctaagcccctaatttccaCTATTGGGCCTCTTCCTGGAATAGGAGATGCCGACCATAACAGCAAATCCTTTCTTGACATGTGAAAGGATGTCTACGATAAAGTTTTATCCCCTACTATCATCTTAAAGAATAGGACAAGCTGTATCTCTTACTTAACATGGTTTCTTGTTTTGCAGATATTGCTTGGATGCGGTAATCTTTGATTTGGCAGTGGAGTGGTTGTGCAGTGGTTGTATCCCAAAACACAATGAAGCCATTAAATCATTAGAAGAGGTGTCTAATCAAAGGCAACTTAGTAACGCCCAGGTGGGTTGCTCTATGATTAGTGAACCAACTGTGGACAACGAGAAGTTAATTAAGGCCCGAGGACTTTGTACAACTAGACCACACCAGAAAAGAAATGATCGTGTGGATGGAAGTACTAAACATTTCCCGAGTGGAGACGCATCCAATCGGGGACAATGTACAGACAAGCCACACAACGAAACAAGAGATGGTAGTGATGCAACCATTGCACAATTTTGTAGTGGAGACGCATTAGATTCGTGTGAAGTCTTCGTCGGGGATACACCCAACCACAAAAATTGTGAGAAGGAAGGGGAGGATAGAAATGGACACTTAACTTGGGCCGTGGAGACTTCTGATGGTTCAAGTGATCCGCCTTTGGATCATGTTTTAGAATTTGAACTCAATAATTCGGAAAAGGCAATGGATGGTAATAAACTTGTTTCTAATTCCGTGGACTGTACCGATCTCTCAAGTGTAAGGAGTGGCTACTCTGCTTCATTGAAGTGTGTGGAGGGTCTGGAGCAAGTGGGTTTGTCAGTGAACGGGGAGAAATCTGAACCAGTGAAGGCAGATAAAGGATTGGAGAAGAGTGTTGTGGCATCAAAGTTTGCACCAAATTGTTCAAAGCTGATCCAAGGATCAGATCTGAAGACAGGGAGTGCACATGTCTTGAATCCTCTAAAGCAAAGTTTGGGTTCCTGGTCAATGGTACCCATGCGATCAAGTCCCTCAAATGAACTAGAAGACGTGGCTGTTCAGAAAAATAGTGCTGAAAGAACAAGGTGCTTGGTGGATGAGGAAACCAACACGCCTTCAATGGAGAATCTCATTGTATTACAACCCTCTATGACAAATGAATTCTTGGTTTCCGATGAAGGCGACTCGGATAAAGCAAGTAGAATATCAGATGAGGTTTTATTGAGCACCAAAGGCAAGAGGATGCCAAGGCGAATGAGTGGTGACACAGAGATAGATAGCTCCTACAAGGTAAATGGAATTTCAAATCTTGAGTCAGCAAAGGGTGACCTGGATGCAAGAAACCTCCAACGTAATGCAGGACAACCGTCATCTCTTGATGTCAAAAAGGCGGTATTACAAGGAGCCATTAATAGCGAGTTATTATCTTCCAAGTTTGTTGGTCCATGCGAGTCAACAAAAATTAACCCTAGAAAGCGTAAACAAGCAGAAATCTATACTCCAGATGGATCGAAATATCGGAAAACTACTATTACAAATAAGAACGAAATTGCTAATGATGCACAGTCAAAATGTGGTAGACCTGCACTAGCAACATCATTGAGAGATGGTCAGAACATGCCCAGGGAAGACAATGGTGGGAATGATAAAGTTATTGGGCACTCCAAGAAGAGAAAATATAAGAAAATGGACACACGGCCCCTTGATAAACCTTATTGGACGTATGTTACATGCTCTTTCTTCCTTTCTGGAGTTCAGCTTTCATACATTTTTCAGTCAAGTGCTAATATGTTATCTCTTTATTGTGATAGTGGAATCATGAAGATTGACAAGAACTATATTCCATTGGCTGCACACCTGTCAACCAAATCATGCAAGAAGGTGCAGGAACAGTCAACATCATTGCCACCAATAATAAAAGTAACCAAAGTTTCTACATCGAAAACATGTCTGAAACACTTGGAGGCATCGATGACCTCAGCTGACAGTATTGGCTTGTATTTCTTTTCAAGTGATATGAGGTTTGTTGAGCCTGTAAATATTAGCATATCTTATTCCTTCCGCACAAACTGGGGTCTGATGTTCTTTGCTTCTCTAGGCCAAATAAAGAGCTGGATCAGCTAGTGAAGCATGTCGCTGATAGTGGTATCGTTCTAGAAGCTATTGTTGGTTTGGCCAAGCTGTTTATCGTCCCTTCTTTGATCCTACCAGAGGAATATCAGAGTAAGTCATTTTCCAGATCTCATCATTCTAATTTATGAGTATTATATTGTGTAATGTAGCTCTGCATGATCTTCCGTAGTGGTATTATATTGTGCCTAATCAACACGGGCACCTACTAATGTAGAAAAGCTGCAATGCTATTATATTGTGTAATGCAGCTCTGCATGATTTTCCGTACAGTCTACTTCAACATTCTCTTGTTTGTCACAGTCGAGTATGGGTTCAGAATAAGCCCTATTCCATGTCAAAATATTTTGGCAATAATTTGTCAATCACTAATTAGTTTCTGCCTGGTTGTAGCgttccaggggaaaccctatttGTGGGGAGTGTGCCAAGAAAAGATAAAGATCAAAAGATTAGCTCCAGTGGAACAAATATTGTACAACACAACGTTTAAGGGTGATCATGTCCAAGAACAGCATGTCTTGGGCCAGCAAAACAAGGCGCAAGACGACACCCTGGACCAAGTTGTGCATCCCGAGAATCAATGCTTGCTAGATGCAAACCAAGAAGTAGGAGAGGAAACGTTGTCTGGTAATGGTCGACTTCCCTTAGTTGACATGGGAGACGGAGTTTCTGCAAATATCAGCCCAGCTGATCATGGACAGCCCTGCTCAAATCCAGAAGCTCCGTCACTCAAACTCTGTGGCCTTGTTGTGTCACGGACACCAAGATCCGCGCAACTCATCCAGGAGATGCAGAAGGAAGGCGCATTACTGTTTGCTGTGCAGCAGGTGATGGCAGAGCCTGGGTCACTGGCGAAGGGTCAGAACATGTCCACCGCAATCACGCTGTCGTCTGTAATGAGCATAACCTGAATTATGGTGGTTACGCTTACGCCGCCGAACAGTGGTCTCTCTTAGTGTAGAAAATGAGCTCTTAGCTTTAGTGCTCGTTGTGCCCCAGCCTTCTATCGTTCTATGTATATCTTTGTATCTGTTCGCTATGTATACCAAACTGCGGTGGTCTTCGACTCGGTAGGGTGTATTGCCTGAAGCAGTATTTCTGTCTGGTTATACTACCTTCAGGTCTATGACTTAGCTTACTTTGGTAGTTTGGTGTAGGGCTAGCTGTGAGGTCAGGTGAAAGATTATACTGTATAAGCATTGTCCCTGTACTAGATAGGAATATGATCATTTGCAGAACTTCTCTTTAAAATTTGATTATTTGCCACATTGACTGCCACATGTTAGTGACACATGGGGTGGCAAATAATCAAAAACTGCCACCGGTTTATCGTTTATTAGCATGATGCGGATACTAATTTTTGTTCAACCTTCCTTCATGTGAACTTCCAGTCTGTTATGTCCCAATTGTTGGCAGCAAGAATCTCTGTTCGCGTGTTTCGAGTTTCGAGCCAATCTAGATTGTTGGAGCTGCCATGTTCATATGTGTGTGCCACCAAGATCCGCCGTATAACGATTCAGTGCCTGGCATATGAATATATGATCCATGTAGTACATAAATCAAAATATATGAACATATGAACAGGATGTGACTCTTCACCGAGAAGCATCATCACAAATTAAGAAACGTCGACATGAACAGCAAATTGACAAAATATATAGTCAAAATTGTGTAACCAATCCATTATTTGGTATCATGTAGAAAAGATTTGCTAGATCAACAAGGCTTGAGAAGCATCTATGAGCTAAGGATGTTCAGGAGTGAAACCCTGCTCTGGATCAACCTCCTGAACAGAGGCTCAACGTTGTTCTGAAGATCTACCACGCCGCGCTCTAGCGTTTGCAACTGCGCCTCCTCGCAGACGACCCTCCTTTTCTGGAACCTCTTTGAGACAAGCGACCATCTGCTTCCATTGGTGGCCACGATCTGCTTCGGTAAGAGGCGAGATGCGGATTCAAGCAGAGAGACCGCCATCTCTCTTGCTTCTGATAGTAGCATGATCGTCCTGCAACCTTCGTCCATAGCTTTGCTGTTTGTGATCTTCTTGAAAGGCTTTTGTGCCTTCTTCGCGAGGCGAATGAAAGACTCGATCTTGAGCTGAATGGCCGCGTCATTTCCTCTCTTGAGAGTAAGCTGCAGCTCCTGGATGCTCGTCTTCAGCTCTGCTAAACTCTCTTGCATGGCATCGCAGAGATCAACGAGGACCAGTGATCTGTCGAGCTCTTCCTCAACCAGTTTCCTTTTCAGGGGCAAGGAGAGGCCAACTTGGTTGCTAGGCAAGCTCATAATATCTTCTATGCAGTCGTAGGTGTTTCCAAGCCTTCTCAGACCATCACAAATTGAGCCGATGGTTGCGGAAGGCGAGGAGATGCGTGTTTGCAATCCCTGCAGCTCCACCTCCACTCTGGATTCGGTGGAGTGGAGAATAGAAGGCAAACTTGCGGATCTTTGATGGCAGGCCATGTTTCTAGTGGATGAACTGATGATGTTTTTTCTGTTTGAGATGGAAGAGGAAGTGAAGAACTGATGCACTTTGCTGGTGCTCAATCCATTGTATCGCAATCTATTTATAGTCAACAACCAAAATGAATAATGGAGCAAGTTTTCCGCTGCGGCTTAATCATCTGCCACTAAGGCAAAACTGATGCTTTCTTATTCTGGTTAGTGCAACTGGCAGCAATAAGTGAGATCGAGTCCAGGGCGTGTACATGTTTCATCTATAGATGGCAAAGTATCCGCACGAGTGATTTATCTCATAATACAGATCGGCAAATTATTGATTGCTGAAAGACCTAGGTGGCTTCACCTCTGGCAGTCTGGCAATTTGGTTCTCAACTTATGTCAGTTGCACCTGCGCCTCAACCCCCGTGCACCATTTTTGCCTTCTGGGAAAGTCTGCTAGCGTCAACCTGATCCACCACACATGCATTAGTATCCTAACGATCATTTCTCAGCTAAAGTTGATTTTTTGGAAAAACCTTTTAGAAAAAACAGAGGACAAAAAAAAGGGAAACTTCCTTTTGTTTTTTCAACGGAAAAGTTTTAACTAATATTGCAAGGGTTAGGTAGGCGTGAACAAAAAGAGTTCAAAGTCGATCCTTGCTTTTGTGATGCTCATCTATCTCATTTACTTTTCAAAACAATGTTTTGATTAAAACTCCAACATTGTTCATGGATTAATAGTAGCTAAACTTATATACAAAATAACAGGATCCCACAGGATGCTCTTTAAATGACTCAATCAAagatctttttatttttttagttaCTGATTTTTTTGTGGGATTCACTCCACCCACGGTTGGGAACTAGTAAAAGaaaataagtactccctccggttcatattaattgactctaatatggatgtatctagacacattttagttctagatacatccatattggagtcaattaatatgtatcggagggagtaatattttttAATCAAAGTAGATAGCACCACAAAACATAGAACGCTCAATAACGAAGTCttaattttttttcatatgcATTGGCATTTGATATACCTCGTATCTATGAATTTTAAAGTTTATTatcttagggctcctttgattcacagGATAGAAAAATCGTAGGAATAGAAAAAGCATATGATTGAGATGTCATGGCTAGTTGAATCATATAACAAGATAAGCTATGTTTGATTATGCCAAAGGAAATTTTTCATTATGTATGATCTAATGTTTtattcctataggatttgcactacaagattccaACATGATTAGTTCCTATAGGATATATTCCTATGAATCCAATAACTAGTGTAGGAAAAATTTCCATATGAtataaatcctacacaattcctatatgaatcctatgaatcaaagaagcccttaATGTTCAAAATATTTGCAACGTATCATAATTTTCCACCAATGTTTAAATTTAAGGAAGTTCTCACGAAGTCCCATTGCTTTGGTATCTCTAGTTCTGAaaagagagaattccttatttgacactacttAAAGTTTCAATTCCTTATTTGGCACTGGAAAACTTTTTCTTCCCTTTTTTACATGTAAACTTCATTTTCTTCCCTATACGACACTCTAGTGCATTCCAAGCGCTAACGGTGTTAGCTTGGGATGTAAAATGATGTTGTTGTCCCTAGTTCAATATGTGACTCTTTTTTTGGATGACAAAAGTAGCAGTACCCAGGCAGAGAACTCTCGATAGAAGTTGGCTCAAGTTGATTGAAGGCAGTTCTTGATCTGCAGTTCTGCACTTGTGCATGTATGGCAGCAGTAATTGTAcaacaataaaaaataaaaaatgcatAACTGgtgaaataaaacagaaaaaggctGCAGCTAACTGCGCGTGCATGCAAGTGCCTAGCTGCGCGCGTGCTTGTGCATATAGCAAAAAAGCAAAGACGAGGTAGATGCTAGCTGGGTCGCATGCATACGGCAAGCTGACCTTGCTTGGAGAAAAACCCACCTGGACTGCTACGTGCGCGGAGATTAACTACTAGCTGGTTAGGGGCGCTGGACGACAGTTTCTGCAGCGACGCAAGTGTTTTCTTTTTCCCCCAGTTTCATCTGTGTCGATTGAGGAAAGGGTATAATAGTCTAAGAAAAACAATGATAACAGTGTGAGTTAACAGAATTGACGGCAGTGTCATATAGGGAAAGAAATGAAGTTTACCTGTCAAGAAGGGAAGAAAAAGTTTTTTAGAGCCAAATAAGGAACTGAAAGTTTatgtagtgtcaaataaggaattctctcttcTGAAAAAAAGGAAACCCTTTATTCGTATTTTGTATTTTCATGAACCTTTTGGAACTCAAGCAATTTAGAGATTTCGCCACATCACTATTTATGGAAAACAAAGATTTCAAGACCTAACTGGAGGCCGTGGGCCCCCATGTGTGGCCCACCATGCCAGCCACGCCGATGATGGCTTCGAGTCCCTCGGCCGTCTAATCGACTTCATATTGACGCACATGTCACCTTCTTCTTAAAACCACTTATATAAGTCCTCGTTTTCGCGACTACCGAAGAGAGATAGCGCCACAATAGAAACATCCCCTACATCTCCCCAGTTTTCACGACTTAAAACAGAGAAAGAGAAGTCCGCCATCAATGAAGATTAGAGGGAGAAAGATTGTCGAAGCCTCTCCCATTTGCATCTCCTACATCTCCAACATCTTCGTCATCATTGTCATGATGAGAAAggagtagttcacctctggaaTACAAATTTGCGGCAGTAGCttgatcaatttatatctatgtcctTTCATGTCAAGAACCACATGAATTGCCCTACATTATAATGGTCATATttacattacacttcatggtgtaTCTTTTGATATGAGATGGAGTTTCAGTATGTGTTTGATATATTTGTATATGCATATTATTACGCCCTTCTCATGTACATGTTCTTATCAACCTAGTATGTTAGGGAGCGTGTAAGGGAATGTGTGTATTATATGAGTACACTTAGGGTGGGTCCTTGATAGTGACATAAAATTTGGAACCATCATGcgttttacctttcttgttctagcTCACTAGGGATAATGGGAAGGCAATGTGCTAAACAGCTTAGTGACAACAAAACCGATCTTGTGTTTTCAAAGCATGTTACATGAGATCTTTCAACATCATGTTAGTACTTAAGCCAATGCTCTGCTTTACTTCTTAATCCTAAGCATGAAAAAAACAGTTGCTTAGGAGAGTGTTTAGCGACATGTGTTGCATCAAGACGTGATGCATATGAATATCTCCCAAACACTACATAGATGTTGCATGAAAATAGCATGTCTAGAAGAGCTTATTTTGTGTCACCATGTTTATGATAAAGAGGTCACGTGAACGAATGTATACTGGTCCACATTTTTACTATAAAAAAACATTTTCTttgctttattttgttttaaattacACATTAAAATATACCAAAAATACAAATACATTCACTGCATTTCGTTCTGTTGGTTTCTACTTTACTTTTATTATCAACAACATATTTATTACGCTGTTTTCGCCATAgttgagttggggacacaaggaaaTTTATAGTGCTCACTCCTCTTTGTCAATGAGGATAGCATGATATAAGAAACAATCAAGGGATGAGCGCTCTGGTggtaaaaaaacatattttttctTACTCCGTTCGGGCTTCAGCTAAATGGAATTTTACGTTTTGCAACTATTGATAGAAGAAGGAGAAGTTTGCCCAAGAATCGTTGCGTTCGTTATTCAATGTACCCCGAGTCGTTCTTGCGGGAAAAGATCCACTTGGTGCAACCTTCTGCGCTTAGAGTCTCAACGAATTGGTATGAGTTGTCGGTTGCCATGAACATTCCATAAGTGAACAAATTGTAGCAATATAGAGGTAACCAATGCATACCAAAAGTTCATACTTGCAACTTAAATAAAAATGGGAGCCTATAGAGGAATATTTTTTTTGAAGTTTCTAGAGAGGAATCGTATTCCCTCATCTCTCATAATTATTGCAAACATTAGAAGCAATCTGAACAACATAATTTCCACTAGCATTAACACAACAATGATTTCATCCAAAGATAAATGATCTTCCATCGCATTGATATCGTTTTCACCCTCCCATAAACTAGTCACCATTTGTGCACATGGAGGATCAACAAGAAAAATAGGAACAACATCTAGTGCACTACCATGTAATATATCTATGAAGTGCTccccatcatcatcaacaatttttATTGGGAGAACTAGTGCTACACTAGTATCCCTTTCCAAAATACTTTTGGCCCacttataataataataataatgaccATAGAATGAGTTCAGATCAAATGATTAATCAAGAAAAGATTCATCATCACAAAGTTCAACATTACTAGCAAATATACAAGAGGGATAATTTACTAGAATTTGAGAGTTATCATGATTGGAATGTGAGGATGGGTAGCTACTCTATTTATCTGCCACTTTCACTTTTTGTTCTTAATTTTTCCCTCCCTTTTCACTTTCCAAGCATTCTTCCTCCATAGCATAATTTTCTTCATTCACAACATAAGTTGTACCAATATAGACATCATAAGTATTAATATCTTTAGTATTAAGGTATGTAGACAAAGTATGAAATACAAGACCACTTGTAACCATATTAATtggttttttttgaatttataaTATAAAGTCCACTAAAAACAACTAAACTATCAAttgaaaataaaactaagataaaagtgcaaacaaaaataaaagtgtCGTTATCTCATTAATACCCACACCAGTCCTATCTTGCCTTAGATGCAAAGTAAGCATAGTTGTTATTATTTCTTGACATGTCTGATGGAGCACCTGATATGAAGAATATATCTAGAAATGAAGATATAGTAAGAAAAAACTTAACAAAATATGCATGTACGGAGGTGGAAGACATGATATGTCAATTTAAATACTAGAGTTGGGAGCGTAGGAATTAAACCCGTCAATTGGTAGGAATGAATATTTTAGACAATTTTATAAGTTTAGGGTTTTGTTATAAATTGAGCTAGAGTTTTAGATTTAGGGTTAGCTCCATGTTACTATGTTAGCCTACATTAGTATCATGTTGGGCTGCTAATGATGGGCTAATTGGACCTATATCTTTGATTGATTGGGCTCAGATCTGCCAACGAAAATAACACGGACACCTAAAAAAACGAAACAACACCTAACACGGAAATATCTGCTCAAAAGAAAAATCATAACACGGAAATAAACACGGGATTGGATTGGATTTGGACGACCGATATTGTGCCACCTATGCCCTACGCACCCCCCGCGGCGCTGCCAcaagccgccgccacctcccaccCACCTCCCCACCCCGCATCAATCGCGTGTTCGCCTCCCCCTGATACCGCCTCTTCCTTCCGTCGGCTTTTGTTGCCCTCCGTCCCCAACACCGCTCTCTCGCTCCCACCTTAGCTACTGCTGCTTCTGTTCATGGTGGAGATCAGCAAGGCCCGGTTTTCGGTGCTCTTTTAGCTCGCGAACCGGAAGATCTGTGGGGACCCTGCAGGCGCTGCGAGATGGTACCGTTTCTTCCC contains:
- the LOC124699378 gene encoding uncharacterized protein LOC124699378: MDVVCEECGDAGFRELLLRCSKCKNAARHGYCLDAVIFDLAVEWLCSGCIPKHNEAIKSLEEVSNQRQLSNAQVGCSMISEPTVDNEKLIKARGLCTTRPHQKRNDRVDGSTKHFPSGDASNRGQCTDKPHNETRDGSDATIAQFCSGDALDSCEVFVGDTPNHKNCEKEGEDRNGHLTWAVETSDGSSDPPLDHVLEFELNNSEKAMDGNKLVSNSVDCTDLSSVRSGYSASLKCVEGLEQVGLSVNGEKSEPVKADKGLEKSVVASKFAPNCSKLIQGSDLKTGSAHVLNPLKQSLGSWSMVPMRSSPSNELEDVAVQKNSAERTRCLVDEETNTPSMENLIVLQPSMTNEFLVSDEGDSDKASRISDEVLLSTKGKRMPRRMSGDTEIDSSYKVNGISNLESAKGDLDARNLQRNAGQPSSLDVKKAVLQGAINSELLSSKFVGPCESTKINPRKRKQAEIYTPDGSKYRKTTITNKNEIANDAQSKCGRPALATSLRDGQNMPREDNGGNDKVIGHSKKRKYKKMDTRPLDKPYWTGIMKIDKNYIPLAAHLSTKSCKKVQEQSTSLPPIIKVTKVSTSKTCLKHLEASMTSADSIGLYFFSSDMRPNKELDQLVKHVADSGIVLEAIVGLAKLFIVPSLILPEEYQTFQGKPYLWGVCQEKIKIKRLAPVEQILYNTTFKGDHVQEQHVLGQQNKAQDDTLDQVVHPENQCLLDANQEVGEETLSGNGRLPLVDMGDGVSANISPADHGQPCSNPEAPSLKLCGLVVSRTPRSAQLIQEMQKEGALLFAVQQVMAEPGSLAKGQNMSTAITLSSVMSIT